The sequence below is a genomic window from Methanobrevibacter sp..
TTGAATATCTGAGAAATATACACATAAAACTGCTAATATTAAACCAATACCAGTAATCATAAATATTAAAGATATGATAGGAATGATTGCAATTATAGAAGTTAGAAAATGGAAAGGTGCTTTTGTAACAATCATTACTCCAACTAAAATTATTAAAGTAATAATGAAGTTAATAAATTCAGAAATAACCGCACCTAATGTAAAAACAAATTTTGGAGCAGCAGTTCTCTTCAAAATATTAATGTTTCCTTTAAGAGATCTCATAGATACATTAGTTGAAGCATTAAAGAAATCAAAAATACATTTTCCAGATAATAAATATACTGGATAATTTTCAATACTACTACCAAATAAATTAGAAAAGATGATAGTTAATAAAATCATTATAAGCAATGGTTTTAAAACACTCCATAAAATCCCTAATACAGAACCTTTATACTTCACTGCAAAGTTCTTTTTAATTATTTCCTCTAATAGAAAAAGAGCATTGTCATTTATCAAATTCATGGAATTCACATTTTTCATTAATTTTATTAAGATATTCATTAAGTTTTTAAATTCTTTTTTATTATATTTAAATTTATATTATCTAATATATATTATTTAATAATTTTTAAAAATTCAAAACTAACATAATAATAAGAATATTAAAAAAATGCAAATTAGTAATAATTAACTTTAAAAAGAAAAATATATAAAAAATATGTATATCTATAATTTTAAGCTAAATAATAACTTTTTTAAATATTTTTAATGGTGTCCTAATGGTTAGCAGATTTACAGTTTTTGGTTCATGCACCTGTAGAGATGTCTTTTATAGTGGAATAAACAAAAACTATAAGGATTTCTTTGAAATTGGCCCTACAGGTATTAGATTATCCTTCATAAGCATCATGCAAGAACCTGTAGAGTTTGAGGAAGAGGATGTAGTTTTATTTCCAAAAACTGGAAAAAACATTAACTTCACCATTTGGATCAAAAAGGATTTTGAAAAGAAATTCCTTGAAGATTTGAAAAGGGAAAACTTCGAATATCTTCTTATGGACACTTATTATGACACTAATTTTGGAATAGT
It includes:
- a CDS encoding ABC transporter permease; amino-acid sequence: MNLINDNALFLLEEIIKKNFAVKYKGSVLGILWSVLKPLLIMILLTIIFSNLFGSSIENYPVYLLSGKCIFDFFNASTNVSMRSLKGNINILKRTAAPKFVFTLGAVISEFINFIITLIILVGVMIVTKAPFHFLTSIIAIIPIISLIFMITGIGLILAVLCVYFSDIQHLWGVITYMLMYASAIFYPMDIIPEPFHQYMILNPVFWVIDQFRHLVLWGTMPDIMNMINLVLLSAIILVLGVIVFKKYEKKLTLKF